Sequence from the Dysidea avara chromosome 5, odDysAvar1.4, whole genome shotgun sequence genome:
TACACACTACCTGTATGTTTGATATTGTATAGACCAACATCACTATTCTTAGAATCATAGGGTATATAGCAAGATTTTTTAATCTAGGGGATACTGGCCCAGATAGATGTCAAGCTCTTACAGTGTGCAGGGTACATCCAGCATGCACAGTGCATGCTCTTCTAGAGTTTATTGATATCTGTTAGaatgactgactgttctattagaataacttGATCTTTTAACAAAGTAATATTTGGTCACCAGTCCCCCTGGGTTGCTATGCCTGTGAGAATAGCATGCAAGTGACATTTCAAAACTACTGTGAGAAGCCACTGGTGTAATATTGTATCTTACTTGATTCCAGTTTGGTCTGCCAGCTTGGGTCCGTGTTTTTAATCCTGTGATGAGGTCACGTTTTTCTTTCTTGTGAATGAGATCCAATGCCATTTGTAGTCCTATGGCCTTCATGTCTGTCTTTGACAGTGCTGATGTCATATACATGTGCATTTCCAGGAAGCGATCAAATCCACTATGTTCACTCTGCTCTATCTCCAGCTCACTCAACAAACTGACAAACCATTCAAATGACTTCTGGTCTCTATTAATCCAGAAGAAATCAACCTAGAACATAAAGATTGGTGCAAGCAGTAAATTTCTGATGGATCATACTATTTTAGCCTTGTCTCACCTTCTTCAGAGTCATGATGGAAGAGGAGAGGTCTCCAGTCCAGCAGTGATTACACTTTGGGCACACTTGCCGGACATTACGATATCTCATTACAATGCTCTGCAGTATGGAGGCATATGGGGTAACACCTATCCCTGCTCCTATCAGTACAGCATGTTCAGCCTGGAATATGTGAGTAGAAGATGTCCCATATGGTCCATCTATGTAGACCTGCAGGGAGAAgtattgactgctttattagagtattttacatACTAATGTTTACCTCTATTCCCTTCTCTTCATCAGAGTCCATTTGTACATGGATCACATTGGGAGGTTTGTACATGTGAGAGAAGTTCTGTCCATGAGTCAGTGAAGCAACCGACACATCGGAATGTGACGGAACCTTTGTATCATTGTGAAAACTGGTTTGTTGAGGAGCCAATGGGTGGGCATCAACAATGTTACACATCTGGTAATAATCTCCCTCATCTTCAAGAGCCTGGACAGCTTGTTCTAGTTCATGTGTTTGCTGTACCTGTTGGTCCCTTGGCAGTTGCATTGCGATCATGCGACGTTCATTTTCCATGTTTCTGTACTCAAAGAACTCGTATAGTTTGTTAGTCCAAGTACCGACAGATCTTATATGTAACCATAAAAACCCTttttgctctggagctgaactGATTGTGAATGGATGCCATTCATACTTGGCAATACATGGAATCTGAATGAACACATAGTCCCCAGGTTGATAAGTGAAGTTTGTAGGTCTTGTCAGTACCAGGTGTGACACCTATAGAAAATAAATTATAACCACATCTCTAAGCTATCCTTGTATTACTCTTGAAGGAAGTAGAATGCCTTCAGAAATGAACGTTCTGCCGTACTTTGCAAGTTTTACCCATTTGGACCTCATAATTCTCTCCAGTATATATATGGCTCCAGGTACAAGGAACCACTTCCAGAAATTTCGTCCATGTAGTATTAGTAAAATGTAAAATAGGACAAACAAGAGGTGAGTCCAGTAAAACACCTAATGAAGTATGTTATTTACAATGTTCAACGTGAATATTATAACATACCTGAAAGTATCCATTTCTTCTGACAAAGGGTAGAGAACAGACAACCATTATTACTAAGATAATGAGGAGCAGTGCTCCAGTTATTCCTGCAGTACTTTCTACCCAATCAGGATTAGTAGAGTTTGTgttgttatcatcatcatcaaagtAACTCCGTAATGGTAACAGGTCTGGATTCAACActgcaacaaaattaatgattgaTAGAATATGAAATAATGCATCTGTCTGAACAGCAAGTTAGGAAATGTGCTAAACAAACACAGTATATAGCAGAACTTTAAAACACATTTGCTAACAAAGATGCCTGCATTTAAAATATTTAGCAACATTTAGAAACACAAAATTTACTGTACTTACCAAGGTTGATTGCATGAGCAATAAAATGGATGACGCCGAACAAGGTGATGGCAAAACCAGTTAACTTGTGAAGCTCAATATGTTGATCAAGAGGGAGGAAGTTGGCCAGTCGAGTTGAGCGTATCCATGTGAGACAACGACGGAACATCAACACAATCACCAACACTGGATTGAAATTAAGACATTGACCACCTCCTCTGGCTATAGCTATCCATGGTCCACTCTCATAGTACAGGCATACACCAAGTGTGAATAGGCCAAtattgattagtacaaacagaaCAACATAAATTACTGATCGCAGATTATTACGGATGTACTTCCACTTCAACTGGGCAGGAATGATATCTGAAACACTCTTTTTCTTAGGAGATGGCGGTTTTAGCCAGTTAGCAGCACTAAAAGACAGTTTTTATTTACACAACTTTGCTGTAACTAAGCTTACCTGATTGTAAGGTTTTCCACCACTCCGGGATGTTTGTCTAACTCTGCTTGTAGTTCTTCAAAGCTAATTGTACCACTGTTATCTGTATCAGCATCTTCAAATAATGCTCGAGTCAACTCATCCAATTTGTCCTCAGAAAATTTCAAAGCACTTTCATCCATGCAAGATTTTAGCACTAAGCGAAGCTCATCAAAGTCAATATGCCCGTTACCTAGAAGAGTAAAATACTCAGGATTTCTAAGCAATTTGATAAATGACATGGTTGATTGCTATGCATAATGAGCTACTAGGTGAAAAATTGCGATTACATTTGCTTACCATCAACATCATAAACTTGGAACAAAAAATTTAGTTTGTCTAGTTCTGAACCATTTGTGAGCAATGAGAGGCCATCCATCAACTCTTTAAGACTAATCGTACCACTGTTGTCTCTGTCAAACAGTCGAAAGAACCGTTCAGCAAAGAAAGACTATACAAAAGTGAGATATATCTTTGATTAAAAGAACAACACTAAACATCATCTAACCTTCTTCACATGAAGAGCTCGCTTAAACTCATCCATGTCAATCTGTCTATCTTCTCCAGCCACCATTGAGAACTGCTGTTCAAACCAAGCAAGCCATTTAGCATCCCTGTCCAAGCTGCAGGAAGCAAATAAAACTACCTTTTTCAAGCTGCTGTCATTTCATACCAAATTAGTTTGTTAAAAGCATCCAATAATTCTGGCAGTGTTAACCGTCCAGTGTTATCAACATCCATAAGCTGGTAAAAACGTTCTAGGAACTAAGAAATAACACCTCATAACCTATTATATAGCTCTGTTCTTTGCAGGGGTTGATACCATCTTTTAACAACAGAGGAAGGTCCCAGTTGTACTATGAAAACATACCTGCCCATTACGATGAGGAACTACTTGCTATGCCACTTAAACACTTCATTGTCAAACTAATAGTTATATCTTATGATCATTAAAAACATGTTATCTAATATTCAAAACACATTAATTATCTTTGAATTACCCCATGGATCCCTAAGGCTTGTTTCAGCTCGTCAAGTTGAAGTAGTTGATCTTCTCCTGACACCGAGGCAAATATCTGCTCAAACCAGTGAAGGATTTTGTTCTTCCTGCTGTGACTATAACATGGAAACAACCAAACATCATTAGCTGTACACATGCAAATACTAGCTCTATATATACACTGCAGACATACTGCACTACACATACTATTGCACAGCATCACATGTACTAGAGGTCCGCAGCTCATGTCCTGAAAGTTTTGGCAAGATTTCAGTATAAGATTATAAGGAAAGATTTTTTGCTATCCTTAAATCATGTGATGTTTATAGCATGATGTAACACTTATAGAGGTCCTACAGAAATTTTTTCCTAAGATTTTCAAAATAATATCAAAACAACTATATAGAGATTTCAAGATTTCTAGCAAGCTGTATGATACGTCAAGCACCTTCgcactatcacacacacacacacacacacacacacacacccatacaccagcgttgaaactgggtcactacagCTGACCTGgctgacccactgacccggatagcaatccgggtcaggcCCGGATTTGACACGGATTAATCAAAACcaaggcgtgcgataagagctatgtttcggatAGTCTTGAgcaagcgagactacgttttgagcgttcgattcgtgttgagtaaacaagtagttatgtgataactaagccggtaagtttataatttaaatcagtcagtgggttttggttccacgtagctactgtgagtttacagacagcaattgggtgtggcttcatgcatacctagtattacaatttcccgatatattgaagtgggtgtggctcacaaaagtctGCACAacagtacttatcctgctgcaagactagactatatacaactcgtacaataatcaagtagtgggcatggctccacgtaagcttgcagacagcaacggacacagtttcatgctacagactgcacttgcTAATAAATGGAcatggctgagcgtatgtttgtaatgcgataagtgggcgtggctcatgaaagagctacacgactagcgtttataagtttccatgtcatcaaacaaacaatttcgtttctcacgtgatccaatccgggtcagacccagataatttgtaaaccgggttggACCCAGATGatccggagaaaatgtgacacggttgacccgacccggtttcaacgctgacacacacacacatgcgcacacacacacacgcacacacatgcacagaaATTTCCTTTGTACATAACAAGGTTTGATGATGTTATGGATGATCATCAAAGAAGTTACTCATACTTGACAAACATTACACATTGCCATGTGTCTTAATCTGTTAATGAGGAATTGAGGATACTGTGTTTTGCCAAACAAAATACACTCCTAGCTTTCCATCCATTATGTACTGATTAAATTTGGTATAATAAACCCCCATTTAAACTCCCCATTTACCACTTCACCAATTTGTGTTTATTTATCATATAGACCATAGTGTACACACACTTACAAAGCCATCAAAATTCTTGGTATGCTAGGTATGACATATCATTGTTATGAATTCAAAGTTGGTTGGACTTGTAGCAGGTAAACAGTCTATAGTGTCTGTACACAATAGCATATCTGTGTTACTGCTGATGGGGTATAacaagctgctataaaatgcatatAATTCTGCAgcaaattatgtatgtatgtgagtACAGTGGCCGGGTATCAGATACTGTAACAGTTAAATGCATACAGTAGGACACTAGTGGTAAGCAATGATACTCACAAGTCATACTGAAAAGTATTAATGCAGCAAAAGAGCATTAGAAGACAGTGTATTGATATGAGCAGGCCGTACTATAACTACTTGCACTGGGTTGTCATGTTCTCCATTATAATTTGATGCTTTTATGCACTTTTGCCATAAAGCACCATCAAATAAACATTAGCCATAGCACCAAAGAGGTAGCAGATTGTAGAGGGAGAACTGCTTCATGTTATAGATTATACACGCATGTACAGTACTGATATAT
This genomic interval carries:
- the LOC136256993 gene encoding NADPH oxidase 5-like isoform X2: MGLDRDAKWLAWFEQQFSMVAGEDRQIDMDEFKRALHVKKSFFAERFFRLFDRDNSGTISLKELMDGLSLLTNGSELDKLNFLFQVYDVDGNGHIDFDELRLVLKSCMDESALKFSEDKLDELTRALFEDADTDNSGTISFEELQAELDKHPGVVENLTISAANWLKPPSPKKKSVSDIIPAQLKWKYIRNNLRSVIYVVLFVLINIGLFTLGVCLYYESGPWIAIARGGGQCLNFNPVLVIVLMFRRCLTWIRSTRLANFLPLDQHIELHKLTGFAITLFGVIHFIAHAINLVLNPDLLPLRSYFDDDDNNTNSTNPDWVESTAGITGALLLIILVIMVVCSLPFVRRNGYFQVFYWTHLLFVLFYILLILHGRNFWKWFLVPGAIYILERIMRSKWVKLAKYGRTFISEGILLPSRVSHLVLTRPTNFTYQPGDYVFIQIPCIAKYEWHPFTISSAPEQKGFLWLHIRSVGTWTNKLYEFFEYRNMENERRMIAMQLPRDQQVQQTHELEQAVQALEDEGDYYQMCNIVDAHPLAPQQTSFHNDTKVPSHSDVSVASLTHGQNFSHMYKPPNVIHVQMDSDEEKGIEVYIDGPYGTSSTHIFQAEHAVLIGAGIGVTPYASILQSIVMRYRNVRQVCPKCNHCWTGDLSSSIMTLKKVDFFWINRDQKSFEWFVSLLSELEIEQSEHSGFDRFLEMHMYMTSALSKTDMKAIGLQMALDLIHKKEKRDLITGLKTRTQAGRPNWNQVFQKLENERKGKVTIFFCGSPAISKILKAKCSEYNFEFRKENF
- the LOC136256993 gene encoding NADPH oxidase 5-like isoform X1, with protein sequence MISRGRVAPREFPDHSIVVVNNHTNARNSVTFSGVNGTSPTSYSRSNGSAGVYQEDELSACIEWFRESLPKVAKHGRVTLKEFKQAAKVLDGFAENLFKLFDSDCSGAVSLQELVGGLGRLTVHSRKNKILHWFEQIFASVSGEDQLLQLDELKQALGIHGFLERFYQLMDVDNTGRLTLPELLDAFNKLICLDRDAKWLAWFEQQFSMVAGEDRQIDMDEFKRALHVKKSFFAERFFRLFDRDNSGTISLKELMDGLSLLTNGSELDKLNFLFQVYDVDGNGHIDFDELRLVLKSCMDESALKFSEDKLDELTRALFEDADTDNSGTISFEELQAELDKHPGVVENLTISAANWLKPPSPKKKSVSDIIPAQLKWKYIRNNLRSVIYVVLFVLINIGLFTLGVCLYYESGPWIAIARGGGQCLNFNPVLVIVLMFRRCLTWIRSTRLANFLPLDQHIELHKLTGFAITLFGVIHFIAHAINLVLNPDLLPLRSYFDDDDNNTNSTNPDWVESTAGITGALLLIILVIMVVCSLPFVRRNGYFQVFYWTHLLFVLFYILLILHGRNFWKWFLVPGAIYILERIMRSKWVKLAKYGRTFISEGILLPSRVSHLVLTRPTNFTYQPGDYVFIQIPCIAKYEWHPFTISSAPEQKGFLWLHIRSVGTWTNKLYEFFEYRNMENERRMIAMQLPRDQQVQQTHELEQAVQALEDEGDYYQMCNIVDAHPLAPQQTSFHNDTKVPSHSDVSVASLTHGQNFSHMYKPPNVIHVQMDSDEEKGIEVYIDGPYGTSSTHIFQAEHAVLIGAGIGVTPYASILQSIVMRYRNVRQVCPKCNHCWTGDLSSSIMTLKKVDFFWINRDQKSFEWFVSLLSELEIEQSEHSGFDRFLEMHMYMTSALSKTDMKAIGLQMALDLIHKKEKRDLITGLKTRTQAGRPNWNQVFQKLENERKGKVTIFFCGSPAISKILKAKCSEYNFEFRKENF